The genome window CCGAATTTCTCTGTGTATTCGGCTTCGCGTAAGTAGTCAACTTCCCAATTCAATTCGCGCTTGGCTACCTGCAGACAAAATCGGATAAAATGCACAACTCCAGAGCGTGCTTGAGAGATTTTCGCACCTGAACTAAGTTGTCGATGTAAAATCCTGCGGGAAACACATCCCAAACTTTCAGCATTCCTATCAGATTGTCGATATCACTTTCGATGCTTTTTGCAACGCCTGGATATTGGATTTTAATGGCGAGCTCGGTCCCGTCTAGTGCCACGGCGCGATGGACCTGTGGGATAAAGTCGGATCTGAACAAATTCACTTGAGGGGATGACTTCAGGGGTTTACTTGTCCTATACTAGCCGCCGCGAACGGTTTTTGATCGAATTCCTTGAATTTTTTTCGCCAGTCAGCCCCCAGTTGGTTCACCATGACTCGCTCCACTTGCCAGTCGGGCATGTAGTCCGCCGCCTGCCGAACCCTCTCAAATGCCTTCACCAATTCCGGGGAAATTATGTTTGAATCTTGAATGCTCAATATCTGGCCTAGTTTCAACGCTGCTCCGCGCACTTTACAGAGAGTGTCGACAATACGCTGCGCGTTTGCTGGACTCAAAAGTGCCTCTCGCATGTCTTTCGCGCCACCGAGACCCAATGCTCCCTTTGTTAACTCACTTACGGTTCCTAGTCCGAGCCCAGCGAACAGGGAACCGAACGATGCCATTCGACCAATTCTGGACGATGGCACCTTTCTTTGCTTGGCAACCTCACTTAAGTTGGGAAGCTGAGCTGACCCGGGTGGGGGCGGAGATGAGGCAGGCGTTTCCCTAGACTTTGAAATGGTACCCAGTACTCCTTTGTAGTAAGACTCGTCTCTGGAGGCGGAGTCTTCGTCATGCTTTGCGATTTGTGGGTTGGAGGGAGGTTCCGAGGCACTTGTTTCCGGCTCAACTTGTTTCTGCTTTGTGTCTTTCAGTCTGAGACTCACTTTACGATTTTTATTGTGCTGGGAAAGGAGTTGCTCGAGTTCCTTGAGTGTTATGGAAGATATATCCAAATTGGAAGGGTCCAAACTGCCTGGACTAGGCGGCTCCTGCTCAGGAGGAGCTTTCACTTCACCCTAAtggaacttcatattaaaagTATATTTTATCTGAAAATATAGGGAAATTACCCGATTATCTGACGTCCTCAGTTTGGCATTCGACAGCTGTTTAACTCCTTCAACGACTACGGAAGTCCTTTCGTAACTTTCTTTGACTAAATTCAGAAGATTTTCAAACTCCTTCCCTGGATTCGATGCCACTTGATTAACGCATTTTTTAGTACTTTCTAAATTGCTCTCAACGACTTCCTTGAAACTAGAATTTGCCCACAACCTTTGCAAGTTAGCAGCGTTTTCCTTCCTCGACGCGTCCACCAGGATTTGAAATCCGCGCAAAATACCCCGAATATCTTGACCGCGAGACATCAGATCGTGTTTTAATTCTGCTCTAAACAATGATGACGAGAAACTATGATTTAATTTTTGGTGGGGGTTATCAAGAACTAATTGCTATCATGCACTTTCAGATTTACGGCAAGGACGACATCGACTCGAAGCTCGGGAATTTCGTAATTTGTGTGGAAGGACCAGTCAAGAAACAGCCGATGTCAAACTCTGTTTGGTAGAATTGAGGTTAATCAGCTGCGATTGACAGAATGATTTGAATTGAATCTTACAGCGGTTGACAGAGCAAACTTAACAGTGTATGCAAGAAGACACTAGTCGCCGTTAAAATTCGTTAGAAAATTGCGAGGAAAACAGTTTCGGTGATTTCTAATTCCAATAGAAAAAAATAGTTTCAAAATTCTTATTAGTAATTTCTGCTGAGAAAATGAGAGTCGTTTGATCGGGCTTGTGTGCTGTTGTTTAGCCGTGTTTGATTAACGATTTATTTACCTGTAAAACAGTGACAATTGGAGTTTTAATAACCGTGACTTCGCGTTAACAAAGTGAAGCCGGCACAAGCCTCGCGCCGCGAGCGCGGAACTCATCCTTACTTGAGGGACACGAAACCACAGCGTGTAAAGAATGCGGAACCAGCTTACACTGCCGCCGCCCATGGACTGGGCAACTCTAATATCTCCACACAGCTGCTCCATCTGGCCGACAAGACCATTACGGCCGAAAAAATGATAAGTGACGACTGCCCCGTCATAACTATCGACGACGACCAGAGCTTCCCTCCTGGGAACCAGCCCCACGCTCGGACTGGTGAAGAAAACTACTGCGTTAACTACATCCAAGGATTCCAAGATGAATTCAAACTTGCTTTAgataagtctgttttcaaacgaaaacaaacagACTCGGGCATCTCGGACAACGAGGCCCCAGCGAACAAAAACCGATTTTATCTCCTCTCCGGCAACGAGCATCGCCCCGAAGCGACACACGCACGTCCCGGAACCTCGAAATCCGCTGATTCGGCCATTCCACCGTTGgttaaagataagaatagaATTAGCTTTCTCCCCCCGATTTTCTTATACGGATTGACTGCCAGGGCACTGGGCCTTGTAATTAAAAACATAGATAAAAATGCTACATTTGAAATTACCAACCTACCGGCCGACAGGCTCAAAGTCCGGCTCACCTGTCCCAATATCCATAGGAAACTAATACATTTAATTAAGATCACCAAATTGGAAGGACATTCCTTCACGCTGAAAGAGGAGAGGAAGCCAACCCTCATCCTCAGAGGAATCTCCCTCCATGAGTTCACTCCCGAAGACGTGGCTTCGGAAATCAAGGAGCTAACGCAGATCACACCTATCCGAGTAACTAGGCTTTCCACCCCGTGGTCACGAGCCAATAACACTAATCTGAGCCTCTTTCAACTCTGACGCAGAGGCCAATatagtcacaaaaaaaaacaccctcCTGCATCAACGGATTAGCTGGGAGAAGCCCCGAAAAGGGGAAGTCAGCCAGTGTTTCaattgccaacaatttggccacgtATCCGCAAACTGCGGATACAACCCCAGATGCGTGAATTGCGTGGCCCACACGCCTCCAGGGATTGCCCCCGTTCCAATGTAGAAGACAACGCCGAAAAGGAGTCGGCGGCACCActaaaatgtgcaaattgtGGCCAATTGGGTCACCCGGCCAACTTCTCTAAGTGCCCCCGCAGACTGGAATCTATCCAGCGCAAAGAAAGAGCAAAAAACatcccgcactctcgatctgccTCGTTCTTCCCCCACCTTGACAGACCCTCGCCTGCTCGTGTCTCGCAGCCTAACACTCTGCCTCACGCCAACTGGACCGCCCCTCCCTCACTGACCCCGTCTTTTGCCGCAGTGACCACGGGTCAAGCAAGACCCGAAACCCTTAGTCCTTTATCGCCtgcacattcttccattccaaggggcttcttcatggaagcGAGGTCTCTATTCAATATGTCTTTCTCCTCGCTGTGGAGCACAATTTTCGACTTCTATCACAACTATCTCCGTCTCCCCGCTGAAGACAAACCCGAAGCGTACCTACAATTCgtcttcaaattgctagacaaccaaaatgaaggtgctgacactcaacactaattcgctcatttctaaCGACAAACGTTTCGCTCTCCACAAGCTCTTAGAGGATTCCAATCCTAATCtcgctctcctaaacgaaaccagactgGGGGAAGCCCCCAACGTAAAATTACATGCTCCCGGTTACAGTACTTAGTCAAAGCGGGACTAAGGGCAAATAGTATCCCATCGGCTGCACTGGCgtcaaactgcctgttagcagtAGTCAGACTTCCTGTCAGGGGTGGTGGCGCCCTCCGAGTTctaatcggctctctctacttcccgggcGGCACAGGTCGTTACCTCACTCCCATTCTGGACGAACTCTGGGAAATTGCAAGCAGTTTCGACGCCTTTATCCTCGGCGGCGACCTCAACGCGAGGCACGTATCTTGGGGCGACTCAGTCAgcaacgaaaacggcaaagtgctcttcgattggttccaATCAGGTCCATTTCTTAGCGCGGACATTATTAACGTGGGAGTGCCATCCTTTCCTCGTGGATCCtctttcctagacggctttataatctcgtccaatttctcagcatgtgtcactagctgctcctctCTAGCAGCCCACTCGGACCATCATGCCCTCAGCCTCTCCCtacatctacagcaaattctcccttcactCCACCATCCCCACAAATGCAGATctttcaatctgacaaactgggacgattTCCAACGCGACTTAGACAGCGTGCTGGGCCCTCCCCTGGACAAATCGCGCATCCACTCTAATGTTGAGTTAAATACATACATCCGGAAAGtgaactctgccttcgaaacaACAATCGACAAACACGCCCCAGTTAAAGAACCTGGGTACTACAAATACGGGTGCCTTTCCCCCTCAACCCTCCTGCtagtccgcgatagaaacagactactgcagcgcaggaaacgtttatttcaccggtcacggaacagatgcaacgctgactaccgtctcctctccgagatcatcaaagacctatccaacaaaatcaatggagctattcggtccgaactgaatgcatcctacaagaaactcctcaaatccctcaaacccggcccacaagttttctcagTAATTAATCGATTGaccggaagaaagaaaaaatatactaacttccaccaaactccgataaaaataggtaacctccagtgtcactcccccgaggaaaaaatatttcagccacttattcagagcaaAACCGCCAGCGGACCCCATCAGGAACTCGGTGGTCGCCAATGCTGTCCgcgataaaaggttgagcttggaagggtcttacctttgccccttttctcccagatgcccggcTGATGCAGTCAGAACGGGCCCGTTCGCCCccttctttacctccctaggagaagtcgaacttgcaatctcccggtgcaacaataaaaaatcttcgggcccCGATGGCATCTCGAACTTTGTTCTGCGGAAGTGTGCGTCTACCATCAGTGAACGGCTCGCCATCCttttcaacaactgcctgaacaacggggacttcccggtatcttggaaatccgccctcctca of Hermetia illucens chromosome 4, iHerIll2.2.curated.20191125, whole genome shotgun sequence contains these proteins:
- the LOC119655455 gene encoding atypical kinase COQ8B, mitochondrial; the encoded protein is MSRGQDIRGILRGFQILVDASRKENAANLQRLWANSSFKEVVESNLESTKKCVNQVASNPGKEFENLLNLVKESYERTSVVVEGVKQLSNAKLRTSDNRGEVKAPPEQEPPSPGSLDPSNLDISSITLKELEQLLSQHNKNRKVSLRLKDTKQKQVEPETSASEPPSNPQIAKHDEDSASRDESYYKGVLGTISKSRETPASSPPPPGSAQLPNLSEVAKQRKVPSSRIGRMASFGSLFAGLGLGTVSELTKGALGLGGAKDMREALLSPANAQRIVDTLCKVRGAALKLGQILSIQDSNIISPELVKAFERVRQAADYMPDWQVERVMVNQLGADWRKKFKEFDQKPFAAASIGQVHRAVALDGTELAIKIQYPGVAKSIESDIDNLIGMLKVWDVFPAGFYIDNLVQVAKRELNWEVDYLREAEYTEKFGEMIANSPEYYVPKVLKDLCTSNVLTTELVPGLPLDKCFAMSYDDRKFIGTSVLKLCLRELFELQCMQTDPNWSNFLYDKNSQKLMLIDFGSTRFYTRDFIKKYRKVIVAAINDDRQKVLDYSRDIGFLTGYESKQMQDAHVDAVMILGEMFCYPGEFDFGKQNTTKRIAHLVPTMLAHRLRPPPEEIYSIHRKLSGVFLLCAKLDVKIDCRPYYEEIIAANES